The following DNA comes from Candidatus Aramenus sp. CH1.
TACAGAGGATCTACAAGGAGCTTAAGGCCACCTACGGCAACAGGGGGGAAATCATAACCGTTGATGGCGTAAAAATAGTGACAAAGGACTACTGGTTCCTAGTTAGGAAAAGCGGTACAGAGCCAATAATAAGGATAATGATTGAGGCAAAGGATCAAAATCTGGCAAGCTCTTTAGCCTCAGAGTTAGTTAAGTTTGTGGGGAGTTTAACTTGAAGTACAGGCTAATAGACCTTTTGGCGTGTCCCATGTGCAAGAAGTTTCCTTTAGAGCTATACGTCTTCGAGGTCAGGGAGGTTCAGAGGAGCACTGACGAAAAAAAGCCCCTCTGCGAGCTTTACTGCGCTTACAAGGGAAGTTATATAAAGGAGCTACAGCAACCTCCGCCATGCGACGAGTGCTTCAGGAAGGAGATCGTGGAGGGACTCCTTTTCTGCACCTCTTGTAAGAGGTGGTATCCAATAATAGACGAGATACCGAGGATGTTGCCCGACAACCTAAGGAAGAAAGAGGAGGACTTGAGGTTCCTCGAGAAAAACAGAACTAGGATCCCCAAGGAAGTTCTGGAAAGTGGTTTGCCAGTGAACATGAAAAGTTAAAATGAGCTTATTAATAGGTTTGCCAATAGTATATTTGGTGTAACTCGATGGAAAGTTCCTTTATATCTAACTTAGACGAGTGGATAAAGATGCAGAAGAACTTGCTGGCGACGCTTAAGGACATGGAAAAGCAGGACAAGGATTTGGATAGGCTTGACTTGATCCTTGAATCGAGGGTAGCGTTTCAGCACATGATGAGGACGATAAAGGCCTTTGACCAGTGGCTTCAAGACCCCATGGTCATAAGGCACATGCCTAAAGAGATGTTGGAGGACGTAAAGAGGACAAGCTGGCAGATACTGAGGGAGCTGTTGGAACTGGACATTAGGCACACCTCTGAGGCAAAGGAACTAATAACTAAGCTGGGCAAGGAAGGAAAGTTAGATCCACTAATATGGAGTAGACCACTCTTCGAAGAACAGCAGACGCAGAGTAGTAGAAGAGGTACCTTCACGACAATGTGAAGTGAAAGGAAAAAGGAATTTCAAAAACTTTTACCTTCTTCTACTTCTTCTTTCAGACCTTAGCTTTAACGAGTACTCCTCGTCTATGGCTACGACCTTGTTTTTAAGCTCATTGAGGGCTTGAGTAAAGGAGTTCTTGAAAGCGTCGTCAATTAGCAACATATTTCTCTCCAACGTCTCTTCTCCGCTCATGGTTAGCTTTAGTTTCTTGTTACCAGGGTCGTTCTCTATGAGACCTAGGTAGAGGAGCGACGTAATATCGTCCTTTAACTGTTGGCTTACAACATTGCCCCCTATTACGCTAAAGGGGTAGCCCATATCGAAACCCTTGTCCTTAGCCTCGTAGAGAAACTGCGTTAAAGCTTTCTCGGATACCGAGTTTAAGGTCTTAATAATATAGAGTAATTGTAATTTTCTCTTGTCCTCCTTAACTACTGAAGGATTTATCACTTGACGGGTGACTACTTTAAGGTCCTTGGACTTAGAAGTCTGAGATGGTTGTGACAATCTATTCCCCTCTACCTATTTTGTATTACCCCTTATTATATTAACTATTTCCTTTGTCGCTGAGTAGGGGTCTTTGCTCTTGGTTATTGCCCCACCTACAACGTAGATGCTGATAGGTATATCAAGCAAGTCCCTTATAGCGTTCCCGTTTAACCCACCAGCAACAGACACAGCGGTGAACTTGGAGATTTCCCTTATCTCCTCTTTCAGTGCGGCTACAGTTATCCCGCGTTTCTTCTGGACGTCTAGTCCCACGTGGAGGCCTATTATGTCCACTCCTAGCTCCTTAAGCTCCTTTGCCCTGGTTACCACGTCCTTCACGTTTATTAGGTCAGCTTGGACTAGTACGTCCAGTTCCCTTGCCTTCTTTACTGCCGATTCAATGGTAGAGTCGTCCATTATACCTAGGACAGTCATGATGCTAGCGCCTCCCAGTTTAGCTATTTGTACTTCCACGTCCCCCGCGTCCGCCGTTTTCGTATCTGCCAATACTGCTCTACCTCTTGACACTTCCAAGATCCTCCTAATTCCCCCTATACCGGAGGACTTTAACAGCGGAGTCCCAACCTCTACTATGTCCACACCCGCCTCCACCGACTTTTCAGCCACCTTAACGGCCTCCTCTAGGTCGATGAAGTCAAGGGCTACTTGAAGGTGCTTTCTTTGCTTGAGGCTTTGAAGAATATTTTCCTTGATCATATCGATTACTCAGCGGTTTGAGTAATAATAAGCTAAGCTACAAAAGAGTTTTTATTTTAGAAAGTTGAAAAGGCGTTACTGTGATTGCTAGGGATGGCTAAGTATGTGATAGTGACGGGAGGAGTGCTGTCAAGCGTAGGAAAGGGCACAGTGGCAGCTTCCGTAGGGCTTCTTTTAAAGAACATGGGATACAAGGTAACTGCGGTAAAAGTAGACCCCTACATAAACGTAGACGCAGGTACGATGAATCCATACATGCACGGAGAGGTGTTCGTGACAGAGGACGGAGCCGAAACTGACCTCGACCTAGGACACTACGAGAGATTTTTGGACATAAACATGACTAAGCACAACAACATTACCGCCGGGAAGGTCTACTTTAACGTCGTAAAGAAGGAAAGGCAAGGGAAGTACCTAGGGCAAACAGTGCAGATAATCCCACACGTGACTGACGAGATAAAGTCCATGATTAGGGAGGCGGGAAAGCTAGAGAACGCCGACATAGTGATAATCGAGATAGGCGGTACCGTAGGTGATATAGAGAGTTTGCCTTTCCTAGAGGCAGTAAGGCAATTGAGGCTTGAGGAAGAGGAGAACAACGTAGTGTTCGTACACGTGGCGCTTGTTGAGTACCTTAACGTTACAGGCGAGCTAAAAACGAAGCCCCTCCAGCATAGCGTCCAGGAGCTCAGGCGGATTGGGATACAGCCCGACATCATCATCGCGAGGTCGACAGTCCGTTTAGACGAGGAGACCAAGAAAAAGATAGCCCTTTTCACTAACGTTAGGTACGACTACATCTTCTCTAGCTACGACGTTTCAACCGCCTACGAAGTACCGTTAATCTTGAACGAGCAAGGTTTAGCCCAAAAGCTTTCTGAGAAACTCAAGCTAAACGACGTAACACCAAACCTCGAGAGCTGGAAGAAGTTTGTCGAATCATTAAAGGACGGAGATAAGAAGGTTAAGATAGCTCTGGTAGGCAAGTACACAAGGCTTAAGGACAGTTACTTGAGCATTAAGGAGGCGATACTCCACGCTTCTGCCTCTTTGGGCGTAAAGCCCGAGCTGGTTTGGATAGAGTCAACGGACCTAGAGAACAACGTCAACCTTGACCAAATCTTAGGGAAGGTGAACGGTATCATTGTGTTGCCCGGCTTCGGTAGCAGGGGAGTGGAAGGTAAAATAAGGGCAATAAACTACGCTAGGACCCACGACATACCCTACTTGGGCATATGTTATGGGTTGCAGTTGGCAGTTGTGGAATTTGCGCGGAACGTCTTGAAACTGGAAGGAGCTCACACAACCGAAGTTGACCCCTCTACTCCTCATCCTGTAGTAACCCTTCTTGACGAGCAGAAGAGGGTCACGCAGTACGGGGGTACTATGAGGTTGGGCTCCCAGAAGATTATCCTAAAGTCAGGGACGATAGCGTATTCCCTTTACGGAAGGGGCGAGGTGTACGAGAGGCATAGGCACAGGTACGAGGTTAACCCGCAGTACGTGGACAAGTTCCAGGAGGCAGGACTTGTTGTATCTGGAGTGAGTGAGAACGGACTGGTGGAAATGATAGAGCTCAAAAACCATAGGTTCTTCGTAGCAACGCAGGCACACCCTGAGTTTAAGAGCAGGCCCCTAAATCCATCGCCCCTGTTCGTGGGGTTCTTGAAAGCTACCCTAAGTGCTTGACTTGAGGTTAATTATTATCTTATCATATTTGTTTTTTACCATTTTCTTAATACCTTTTACTCCATTTGAGTACTCTACTTCGATTAAGCCTGCGCTCTCCAAAAGGGCCAGTTGACTGCTCACGTTTCCCTTAGTCATCTGCAGTTCCTCGCTCAGCTCGGTTACACTCTTTGGCGATTCCGCAACTATTTTCAAGATATTTATCCTGGTCATTGAGGACAAGGCATCGGCGATCCTCATTATTTCCTCAGGGTCTTCCAAGACTAGGTCCATGTGGAAGAGCTTGCCTCGTATCATTCAAAAGGATTTGCACACATTGTGCGTCATTCTTTTATAGTGGTTATATGAAGTAGTAAGAAGAGGAGAGAAATTTTGCAGACTAAAGTAGAGAATCCCTTAAAGAATTTGAGGTCTGCAGTTAATAAAATTGTACTCGTGAAGCTTAAGGACGGCTCTGAGTACATTGGAAGGCTAGAGCAGACCGATGGTACCATGAACCTAGTACTTAGGGACTGCACAGAGATGGTCGAGGGTTCCAGCGACCCAGTCGCGAAGTACGGGAGAGTTCTCATAAGGGGGAGCAATATTCTGTTTGTCAGCGTCGACTACGAAAGCATAATGGACAGGGAGAAGTAAGCTTTTTTAAAAAGACGTAGGTAGTTGAGTTACTATGAAAAACATAAACATTCAGCCTGCCAGAATCGCAAATATGGACAACCTTGAAGTGGAGCTGGTAGAGAGAAAGGGAGTAGGACATCCTGATTACATAGCCGACTCCGCCTCCGAGGAAGCCAGTAGGAAGCTTTCGCTCTACTACCTTAAGGAGTTCAACACTATACTACATCACAACTTGGACAAGACCCTGGTTGTTGGAGGTCAAGCTAGCCCTACATTCAAAGGAGGAGAAGTCCTTCACCCGATATACGTTATAGTTGCTGGTAGGGCTACTACTGAAGTTAAGACTGAAAAGGGAGTGGAGAACGTACCTGTTGGGACTATAATATTGGACGCAGTAAAGGAGTGGATAAGGAACAACTTTAGGTATCTCGACGCTGACAAGCACGTGATTGTGGACTACAAAATAGGAAAAGGTTCCGCTGACTTAGTTGGCATCTTCGAGAAGAGCAAGACCAAACCATTGTCCAACGATACAAGCTTTGGGGTAGGCTTCGCCCCCTACTCTACCCTCGAGAACTTGGTTTTTCAGACGGAGAGGTTCCTCAACTCAAAGGGGCTAAAGTTAGAACTACCAGAGGTAGGTGAAGACGTAAAAGTAATGGGGCTCAGGAGAGGGAAGGAGATCTACTTGACTATAGCTATGGCTACAATAAGTCAGCTCATTGACGATGCTCAGCACTACTTATCAGTAAAGGAACAAGTGAAGGAGAAAGTGCTGGACTTGGCCAAGAAACTGGCTCCGGACTTCGACGTTAAGGTGTTTGTGAACACAGGAGACAAACCAGAGAACGGTATTTACTACCTCACCGTCACTGGAACCTCCGCAGAGCACGGAGATGACGGTATGACGGGCAGGGGTAATAGGGGTGTTGGGCTAATAACTCCCATGAGGCCTATGTCGTTGGAGGCAACTGCTGGTAAGAACCCAGTGAACCACGTCGGAAAAATATACAACGTGCTGGCAAACTTAATAGCTAAGAAAGTGGTCGAGGAGACCCACGTGCTAAACGCTCAAGTGGAAGTTCTAGGTCAGATAGGCAGACCCATTGACGATCCGTTAATAGTTAACGTAGAGGTCAATCCAGGCAACGAGAGGATAAGCGATGACTTGAAGAACGAGATCAACGGCGTAGTGGAGGAATACCTCAATTCGATGCAAAAAATAACTGAGCTAATTCTAGACGGAAAAGTTATGCTCTTTTAATCTAGAAAGCCTATATTTCTCGATTAACCTCTTTACGTCATCCACTTTAATATCCTGGTTTAACTCCTTCTCCCTCTGCAAGACCTTCAAGTCTTGTATTAACTTAGGATCCACTACGGCTAGGTCGGCATCTACGTAAAGGGCCAACTCCTCGTTTACCTCTTCACCTAGTGCAAAGAGCTTTCCGTTATTAACGTAAAGTAGCGGAGAGTCCTTTGAAACGACAGCTAGTTTTCCCCTAAGTAAATCGGATATGAGCGTGTTGTATCTTTCGATCTTCTCCTTTATTTTCAGGTTCTCTTCTTGAAGTTGAAGTATGGCCTTGTTCTTTTGCTCTATTATGTTGTTGAGCTCGTAAATTTTCCTGTCCTTCTGCACTTCTGTGTTGTACTGTAGTCTAATCTCCTCAATCTTCTTCTCTAGTTCCTCCTTCTCCTTAAAGAGATTTTTGAGGATAGCCCTTAGCCTATTGTTCTCGTGTTTTAAGAACGTCAACTCGTCGTCGATGTTTTTCAACGGTTTTTGTTGAGCGGTTGAGGTGATTACTAGCTTAGGCTGTTCCTTACCCTCCAGTTTCTTCTCGATTTCTCTTTCTATACACTCCGCAAGTGTACTTCCACTTATTATACATCTAAACACCACGTTTTCGTCAATGTCAATGTCGAACCTTCTTATCAAGCTCTCGCTTTGCCTTATCTTCTTCTCCACTTCGTTATACGCTTTTAAAGCAGCGGCCAGCGCGTCCCTAATGTGGGGATTCGTTATCTTAAGCCCAAATCTCTCGCAGTACTGGTTTAACATTTCCTGCTTCTCGTCAACGCTCAAGGATTTTTCTGGAACGTAGATCTTTGAGTTAAGGGCACCGGCGAGCCTCTTCACCGTGTCGGGCAAAGGATTAACGTCAGTAGACAATATAACTGGGACTCCCTTCTCTCTAACTAAAGATATTATGTCGTCCCTATCTATACCTCTTCTGCTTTCAAGAAGTACTGGTTTTCCGTAGAAGTCTATTGCCGCTATCCCCACTTCTATCCCAGGGTCTATGCCTATGATTAGCGGCTTTGATGCCTCCTTCTTGTCGGCGAATTCAATTTTAGTCTTATACACTGGTCTTATTTCAAGATTTACGTCGTGTCCCCTCATTTTCTTAACTATCCCGTATAGGCTCTCCCTGGAAGCGTAAACAACGAACACAGCCCCCTCCATGCCTGCCTTAGTTTTCTTTACGATGACGTCGTAGTCAAAGCCGTTCTTGTCTAAGGCCTCCTTTACTTGTTTAAAGACCCTTAGCACAAGACCTCTCAGATGTCTTTTATACCTGTTAGAGCTCATACCTCCTGGTCCAGATCTTCTGCCCTTTGATATAATGATCTTGGTCTTGTTCTCTATTAGTTTAATTTTAGTGCCAGCTCCCTTAGATGCAAGAAGGGCGGCTAGATACGCAGTACGCAGAGGATTTGGTTTGCCTTGCACCTCAACGCCGTAGAGTTTAGCTACCTCCCTTATGTCCTTGAACTCCCCATTCAGGTAAGTTACTTGGACTACCTCAACGCTCTCCGGAAAGAGGCTAAGTACCTTTACTACTTCCCTATCGCTGCTCCCTAACTCGTAGACGTTGTCTGTTGCAATAACTGAAATTTCCTGTTCCCACGCTATCCTTATAACCCTGCTTAGGTGAACGTTCTCCATTTTCTGAATGACGTTACCCACTTCGTCCATTACTACAATAGAGTACCTAGGCTGTGAAGCTGAAAGAGGACTATTCCTAGGCTCAATGTCTATGCCCAGGAATTTCCTCATGGCCCACCACTTACGTACTCTATAGCTTGGTCTAGGTCGTACTCGATCCTGTACTTCTTCCTGAAGAAGTCAAGAATATTTAGCAAGTCCCTTCTTAGAAGTTCGTTGTTATGTCTTTGCCACTGTGGCCAATCAATCACATACGGTTTCTCTGAGTTGTCAACAATTACGTTGTAAGGGCTAAGATCACCGTGTACCAACCCATCACAGTAGTTAAAGGCTATCCTAATCGTACCTAGAATAACGTCGAGGACCTCCTTTGGCGAACTTAGATTAGCGTATATTAACTTGTTTCCTTCAACGAATTCGCTGGCTACTCCATTGTAAGCGAGTCCCAGGGGCCTCGGTACAGATCCCATGTTTTTATTGACGCATTCTAACGCCTCGTATTCTCTCTTGGCGTTGTCGAGCGTGACTGAGACCCAGTTCTTCCTCTCGGTGTATCCACGGAGTTTACGTGCGTTTCTGTAACTTGTCCTCCCAACCCTGTGGAACTTCACTACAATTACGTTGTAATTGAAGTCGTAGCCATAATATACTATACTTTCCTTTCCCTCGCCTATTACGTCTCCGAGGGACTTTACGACGCCTTTAGCGTAAAGACTTTTTGTAGCCACTACGTCAATCCCTGAGAAGCTCAACCTATAGGATATCTCTCCTTTTATTCTCTCTCTGGAGATTAACCTTAGTCCCTCCAACTTTACTAACGCCACGTCCAACTCTTTGCTAGTAAAACCAAGCCTGTCCTTGATCACCGATTTTGGTACGTACTCGTAAAGGTCTCTTAGCTCTATCAAGGTCTTGAGAATAGCGTAATCAGAAGACGATACTAAAGAAGTCTTCTCTGCTAAACTGGCTAAAGGCATAATTTCTAAAATATTAATGGGAAATTGGGTTATTATTGTTTGTTGAAGCGGTGTTTTTTACCTCGACCTTCTTTATCTCGCTCCTTCCAGGCATAAGCTTAGTAATCTCGTTGGCAATTACCTTTGCAGGTAACTCGAGTTTCTTGGAAAAATCTCTGGCTATCTTTTCTGCAACTTTGCCAGGGTCTGTTCCTCCTGGGGCAATAACTACGTAAGCGTCGCATTTTTCTGAGATTGTGTCCACAGGCCCAGCCTCCACTCTGACCTCGTTCTCACCCTTGCATACGCCTACAGCTAGCTCGAGTTTTACGTTGTTGACGAAGTTCTTTTTACCGTAAATCATGAACGAACCCTTGGGCAAGTACTCTCCTGCAGGCGGAGACTTGGAAACTTGACTTCCATAGACCCAGAAGACGTCCACAGAACCTAGCCCAACTTTCCATGCCTTTGAGTAACACGCTGCTATAACTGCCGCGTCCCTCATGTCTTCCTCTTGTATACCCTCAGGGTCCTTTATTACGGTGGCTGCTGCACCTTGTATGTTAGCGTGGAGGAATATGTCCCTCTCTCCTAGTAGCTTTCTCACAATGCTTTCGTTTTGGTCCTGGTCCTTTCCCGCTATCACCAGGTACCCGTGCCTAGTGAATGACCATCTGTACTTCTCGTACCACTCCTTTTTCCTAAACGATATTGCAGACTCCCGGTTCTTTTCCTCTATTTCAGCGCTTAAGCTCTGGAGTTTCTTCTTTAGCTCCTCAAGCGTTTCTTCCGCCCTTTTAGCCTTTTGCGAGTATTCCTTCGCTTCGTCGAAGTACTTTGAGGCGTTTTTCATTGCAGATAGCTTGGGGTCTATTTCCACCTCGTAACCGTCTAGCTTCAATGTAAACTTCTTGGCGTTCCTCTTTATTTCGTCCTCTACCAGCTGGTAATTACTCACTATAAGTCTTCCAATAGTCCTCAACTTTTCCTCTTCCTTCTTGTACTCGTCTATGGTGGAGAGCAATTGGTTAATAGAGCTCTCTAGCCTTTTCTTTTCCTCCTCGATTTTCTCTGACTTTCTCTTCACAGCCTCTACTTTTTCCAGTTTGGTGAAGTACTCGTCGAGTGCGTCGTTAAATGACTTTGCCTCCACGCAGTTCTCAAACCTTATTGGCATGACGTTATTCTCGCTGTAACACGGTGTAACGTGACCGTTCTTAAGCTGGTCCTCAAACTCCTTAAGCTTCCTCTTAGCCTCTTCTAGCTCACTTAAGCTGTTGGCTCGGATTCCCAAGTAACTTATGATATCCTGTGGAGCTCCTAGTACCCTACTCAAGTTCCCCTTCTGTAAGTTTTTTTCTATTTCCTTGACGTCCATTGTAGGTTTTGGAGGCGCAGAGTACTGGTGCCCTGGTCTTATCGTCCTGTCCTTAAATTCCCTGTACTCGGTCGAAAACAAAACCTTGTTCTGCTGGTCAGCGACGACTAACAGACCCCTGGGCAGTAGCTCGACGTAAATTGAGTTACCGTTACTTAAATCAATCCTCAGTATTCTCTCGTCGTTTACAATACTTACGCTCCTTATAGAAGCGTCCCTAACGTGCTCCCTCAATATCCTTGCCTTCGTGTCCAACGTCTTTTCCCTTTCATACTTGGTGAAGTGAATTCTCCTCCCTGGCTCAATTATCAGTTCCTTGATCCCTTGTGGACAGTGCAGTTTAAAGACAAAGACGTTGGGAATAACAGTAGAGTAAACGTTGTCAATTCTGCAGTTAACTAAGTTAGAGTTTTCACTTATCCACGCCACGAGGTCGTAGTAGCTCATAGAGGTCTTCGTTGCAAACTTTAAAGACATCTTCCCTTACACACATGATATGGATATCGAAGATAAAATATTGCTTTTGAGAGGTGTATTGGGGGTTGTTGCAGGTGCTATATCGAGCTTTGTGGGCTCGATTGTCTCAGCCGGCGTCGTGGCCCTAATAGGTTATGTACTGTCCGTGCTCGTAGTCTACGTTATGTTTAAGCACGGGAAGAAGTGGCTGTTGTTCGGAAAGGGAACACTGACGTACGTTGTTGCTTGGTTTTTAATACTGGTCTTGGTATATAATATCCTAGTTTGACACATGCAGACTCAAAAGTTCATTGTAGACGCCATGCTCGGAAAGTTGGCGCGGTGGCTCAGGATTCTAGGCTACGATACCCTTTACGACAGTAGCTACGAGGACTGGAAGATAATTAAGACTGCTGAAGAGCAAAAAAGGATAATAGTCACTAGGGATAGGGGACTGTGCAATAGGGCTAGGAAAAAGGGGCTCGAGTGTTTTATGGTTAACCCGGACTACGACATTGTGAATACGCTAGCTCAATTGGCGAAGAAGTACAGGATAGACCTCCACGTAAACGTGGACGCAACTAGGTGTTCCGAATGTAACGGCATATTGTTGAAGGTTGGGGAAAACAAGTGGCAGTGTTCTAGGTGTAAGAAGGTTTACTGGAAGGGGAGACATTGGAGGACTATTGAGGAGATTCTTATTAAGGCACAGAGCAGAGTAGAAAGTAATGAAGGATCTAGTGACAATAGAGGAACTAAACCTAGAGGAAGGGAAAAAGCTAGTAAGGATAGCCAGACTAGCGATAATGTCGAAGCTGAAGTTAATAGACAAGTCTGAAGACATCTCAGATGAAATTCTGAATAAGAAGGGCTTGGCTTTTGTAACTCTAGAGACTAAGAGGGGAAACACCTACTCTCTTAGGGGTTGTATAGGGTACATAGAGGCTGTAGCTCCATTAAAGGACATAGTGTATAACGCTGCAATTGCCGCTGCGTTCTCGGACCCTAGATTTCCGCCCCTTAGAAGGGAGGAGTTTCAGGATGTGATAATAGAGGTCACGGTTTTGACAAAGCCAGAAGTGGTTGACGTGCCTAAAACGGAATTACCTAAGGTTATCAAGGTTGGCGAAGACGGGCTTATAGTGGAGAAAGGTATCCTCTACAGCGGGTTACTCCTGCCTCAAGTCCCTATGGAGTACTGCTGGGACTCTGAGACTTTCCTTGCTGAGACGTGTATAAAGGCGGGACTTAGTCCAGACTGTTGGCTTTACGAAGATGTTAAGGTTAAGAGGTTCAAGGGTATAATATTCAGGGAAATAGAACCGGACAACGTGATAATGATCAAGCCCTCAGAAGTCAAGTGCAAGAGACTAGGGGAGGAATGAAAGTGCAAGGTCTTTATCATATATAACTTTTTAGGTTACAAAGATAAAGTATTGGGAGTGAATTCCATGTCAGAAGAGGAATATGCAGAGTTATTCACGCCAGAAGTTGAAAGTGCTTTGCAGGATGCCCTTAAAGACATGAAAGGTCCCGTAGACGTGTATGTATTTATAGACTCTTCGGACAGGAACTGTAATTACTGCGAGGTAACGAGAAAGTTCCTCGATTTTGTGAGCAAAGCTGCACCTAAAGACGAGAGCGGGTCTAGTTTACTAAAGGTCCACGTTGTGGACAGGGCGAAGGAGAGCGATAAAGCTCTGTTCTCGGAATTTAACGTATCTAGGGTTCCGACAGTAGCGTTCTACAAGGGGTATATCAGGTGGACCGGAGCTCCACTAGGCGAGGAGATAAGGGCGCTAGTGGAAACTATAGTGAGGCTCTCGCAAGGAGAAAGCGGTCTAAGTTCAGAGACCGTCAACGCGATAAAGGAAAAACTAAACGGACAAGTAAAGGTCGAGGTAGTGGTGACTCCATCTTGTCCATATTGTCCTTACGCAGCTCTGCTATCTCACATGGTAGCTTATGAGGCCTGTAAGGCAGGTAAATGCAACATCATATCTGACGTAGTTGAGGCATACGAGAACCAGGATATAGCCGAGAAGTACCAAGTAATGTCTGTCCCAACCCTTGCTGTGAACGAGTCAGTGGAGTTCATAGGAGTACCAAACGAGGAAAACTTCATTGATACCCTAGTCCAAAAACAGAAGTAATA
Coding sequences within:
- a CDS encoding Trm112 family protein; translation: MKYRLIDLLACPMCKKFPLELYVFEVREVQRSTDEKKPLCELYCAYKGSYIKELQQPPPCDECFRKEIVEGLLFCTSCKRWYPIIDEIPRMLPDNLRKKEEDLRFLEKNRTRIPKEVLESGLPVNMKS
- a CDS encoding DUF2153 domain-containing protein; the encoded protein is MESSFISNLDEWIKMQKNLLATLKDMEKQDKDLDRLDLILESRVAFQHMMRTIKAFDQWLQDPMVIRHMPKEMLEDVKRTSWQILRELLELDIRHTSEAKELITKLGKEGKLDPLIWSRPLFEEQQTQSSRRGTFTTM
- a CDS encoding orotidine 5'-phosphate decarboxylase; the encoded protein is MKENILQSLKQRKHLQVALDFIDLEEAVKVAEKSVEAGVDIVEVGTPLLKSSGIGGIRRILEVSRGRAVLADTKTADAGDVEVQIAKLGGASIMTVLGIMDDSTIESAVKKARELDVLVQADLINVKDVVTRAKELKELGVDIIGLHVGLDVQKKRGITVAALKEEIREISKFTAVSVAGGLNGNAIRDLLDIPISIYVVGGAITKSKDPYSATKEIVNIIRGNTK
- a CDS encoding CTP synthase, with the translated sequence MAKYVIVTGGVLSSVGKGTVAASVGLLLKNMGYKVTAVKVDPYINVDAGTMNPYMHGEVFVTEDGAETDLDLGHYERFLDINMTKHNNITAGKVYFNVVKKERQGKYLGQTVQIIPHVTDEIKSMIREAGKLENADIVIIEIGGTVGDIESLPFLEAVRQLRLEEEENNVVFVHVALVEYLNVTGELKTKPLQHSVQELRRIGIQPDIIIARSTVRLDEETKKKIALFTNVRYDYIFSSYDVSTAYEVPLILNEQGLAQKLSEKLKLNDVTPNLESWKKFVESLKDGDKKVKIALVGKYTRLKDSYLSIKEAILHASASLGVKPELVWIESTDLENNVNLDQILGKVNGIIVLPGFGSRGVEGKIRAINYARTHDIPYLGICYGLQLAVVEFARNVLKLEGAHTTEVDPSTPHPVVTLLDEQKRVTQYGGTMRLGSQKIILKSGTIAYSLYGRGEVYERHRHRYEVNPQYVDKFQEAGLVVSGVSENGLVEMIELKNHRFFVATQAHPEFKSRPLNPSPLFVGFLKATLSA
- a CDS encoding ArsR family transcriptional regulator, translating into MDLVLEDPEEIMRIADALSSMTRINILKIVAESPKSVTELSEELQMTKGNVSSQLALLESAGLIEVEYSNGVKGIKKMVKNKYDKIIINLKSST
- a CDS encoding U6 snRNA-associated Sm-like protein LSm6 → MQTKVENPLKNLRSAVNKIVLVKLKDGSEYIGRLEQTDGTMNLVLRDCTEMVEGSSDPVAKYGRVLIRGSNILFVSVDYESIMDREK
- a CDS encoding methionine adenosyltransferase gives rise to the protein MKNINIQPARIANMDNLEVELVERKGVGHPDYIADSASEEASRKLSLYYLKEFNTILHHNLDKTLVVGGQASPTFKGGEVLHPIYVIVAGRATTEVKTEKGVENVPVGTIILDAVKEWIRNNFRYLDADKHVIVDYKIGKGSADLVGIFEKSKTKPLSNDTSFGVGFAPYSTLENLVFQTERFLNSKGLKLELPEVGEDVKVMGLRRGKEIYLTIAMATISQLIDDAQHYLSVKEQVKEKVLDLAKKLAPDFDVKVFVNTGDKPENGIYYLTVTGTSAEHGDDGMTGRGNRGVGLITPMRPMSLEATAGKNPVNHVGKIYNVLANLIAKKVVEETHVLNAQVEVLGQIGRPIDDPLIVNVEVNPGNERISDDLKNEINGVVEEYLNSMQKITELILDGKVMLF
- a CDS encoding DUF460 domain-containing protein, translating into MRKFLGIDIEPRNSPLSASQPRYSIVVMDEVGNVIQKMENVHLSRVIRIAWEQEISVIATDNVYELGSSDREVVKVLSLFPESVEVVQVTYLNGEFKDIREVAKLYGVEVQGKPNPLRTAYLAALLASKGAGTKIKLIENKTKIIISKGRRSGPGGMSSNRYKRHLRGLVLRVFKQVKEALDKNGFDYDVIVKKTKAGMEGAVFVVYASRESLYGIVKKMRGHDVNLEIRPVYKTKIEFADKKEASKPLIIGIDPGIEVGIAAIDFYGKPVLLESRRGIDRDDIISLVREKGVPVILSTDVNPLPDTVKRLAGALNSKIYVPEKSLSVDEKQEMLNQYCERFGLKITNPHIRDALAAALKAYNEVEKKIRQSESLIRRFDIDIDENVVFRCIISGSTLAECIEREIEKKLEGKEQPKLVITSTAQQKPLKNIDDELTFLKHENNRLRAILKNLFKEKEELEKKIEEIRLQYNTEVQKDRKIYELNNIIEQKNKAILQLQEENLKIKEKIERYNTLISDLLRGKLAVVSKDSPLLYVNNGKLFALGEEVNEELALYVDADLAVVDPKLIQDLKVLQREKELNQDIKVDDVKRLIEKYRLSRLKEHNFSV
- a CDS encoding serine/threonine protein kinase encodes the protein MPLASLAEKTSLVSSSDYAILKTLIELRDLYEYVPKSVIKDRLGFTSKELDVALVKLEGLRLISRERIKGEISYRLSFSGIDVVATKSLYAKGVVKSLGDVIGEGKESIVYYGYDFNYNVIVVKFHRVGRTSYRNARKLRGYTERKNWVSVTLDNAKREYEALECVNKNMGSVPRPLGLAYNGVASEFVEGNKLIYANLSSPKEVLDVILGTIRIAFNYCDGLVHGDLSPYNVIVDNSEKPYVIDWPQWQRHNNELLRRDLLNILDFFRKKYRIEYDLDQAIEYVSGGP